In Kineococcus rhizosphaerae, the following proteins share a genomic window:
- a CDS encoding branched-chain amino acid ABC transporter substrate-binding protein gives MRSLVKLAAPAAAAALLLAACGTTGGDDTSSGAASSGGSSSCPDGISIGFFGALTGPNANLGVNEQNGVKLAIDQHNAESGACQVKLTPYDSQGDQNQAQGLAQQVVGDEKVVGIVGPAFSGESKVADPIFNEAGIVGISPSATNPALADNGWKTFFRVLGNDASQGPAAAKYITDTLGKQKVYVIDDATEYGKGLSDIVRKNLGAKKVKDNTVQTGQTDFSAVVADVQASGADSVFFGGYYPEGGLLLKQLREAGLSADKLAFVTDDGAKDEGLVTAAGAENAEGALMTCPCLPPDKAGGTFVADYTKAYGTAPATYSAEAFDAATILLNGIAEGKVSREDLLSYVKSYDKPGVTKQLKFDDKGEPSEVSVWAYKVQGGQIVADQEINAS, from the coding sequence GTGCGCTCCCTCGTCAAACTCGCGGCCCCCGCCGCGGCGGCCGCCCTCCTGCTCGCCGCCTGCGGCACGACCGGTGGTGACGACACGTCGTCCGGTGCCGCCTCCTCCGGGGGCAGCAGCAGCTGCCCCGACGGCATCAGCATCGGCTTCTTCGGCGCTCTCACCGGCCCCAACGCCAACCTCGGCGTCAACGAGCAGAACGGCGTCAAGCTCGCGATCGACCAGCACAACGCCGAGAGCGGTGCCTGCCAGGTCAAGCTGACCCCGTACGACTCCCAGGGCGACCAGAACCAGGCCCAGGGCCTGGCCCAGCAGGTCGTGGGCGACGAGAAGGTCGTCGGCATCGTCGGGCCCGCGTTCTCCGGCGAGTCCAAGGTCGCCGACCCGATCTTCAACGAGGCCGGCATCGTCGGCATCAGCCCCTCGGCGACGAACCCGGCGCTGGCCGACAACGGCTGGAAGACCTTCTTCCGCGTCCTGGGCAACGACGCCTCGCAGGGTCCGGCGGCCGCGAAGTACATCACCGACACCCTCGGCAAGCAGAAGGTGTACGTCATCGACGACGCCACCGAGTACGGCAAGGGGCTCTCGGACATCGTCCGCAAGAACCTCGGCGCCAAGAAGGTCAAGGACAACACCGTCCAGACCGGGCAGACCGACTTCTCCGCCGTCGTGGCCGACGTCCAGGCCTCCGGCGCCGACTCGGTGTTCTTCGGCGGGTACTACCCCGAGGGTGGCCTGCTCCTCAAGCAGCTGCGTGAGGCCGGCCTGAGCGCCGACAAGCTCGCCTTCGTCACCGACGACGGCGCCAAGGACGAGGGTCTGGTCACCGCCGCCGGCGCCGAGAACGCCGAGGGTGCGCTCATGACCTGCCCGTGCCTGCCGCCGGACAAGGCGGGCGGCACGTTCGTGGCCGACTACACCAAGGCGTACGGCACCGCGCCGGCCACCTACTCGGCCGAGGCCTTCGACGCCGCGACGATCCTGCTGAACGGCATCGCCGAGGGCAAGGTCTCCCGCGAGGACCTGCTGTCGTACGTCAAGAGCTACGACAAGCCGGGCGTCACCAAGCAGCTGAAGTTCGACGACAAGGGCGAGCCCAGCGAGGTCTCCGTCTGGGCCTACAAGGTCCAGGGTGGCCAGATCGTCGCCGACCAGGAGATCAACGCCTCCTGA
- a CDS encoding glutamate synthase subunit beta: MVDPRGFLRVRERELPPRRPVPLRLMDWREVYEKQDQAQLQRQAGRCMDCGIPFCHNACPLGNLIPEWNDLVSRGDMREAIERLHATNNFPEFTGKLCPAPCESACVLGINQPPVTIKQVEVMIAEHAAESGWITPQVPERLTGKTVAVVGSGPAGLAAAQQLTRAGHTVVVYERDDAIGGLMRYGIPEFKMERAVLDRRLAQMEAEGTRFRAGVEIGVDITGEQLRDRFDAVVVATGATQWREVDLPGRELAGIHQAMEYLPPTNRVAVGQERPDDHIDAAGLDVVVIGGGDTGSDCYGTALRQGARSVTQLDIYPMAPEDRAEHEPWPTTPKVFSVSSSHEEGGQRKFSASTRAFVGEDGKVTGLRVVEVTKVDGVWTPVEGTEQDLPAQLVLLAIGFAGPEHGEIVEQLGLAADARTRFTRTPGYATGTPGVYVAGDAGRGQSLIVWAIAEGRACAAAVDEHLMGDTALPAPIRADAVPLTA, encoded by the coding sequence ATGGTTGATCCCCGGGGGTTCTTGCGCGTCCGCGAGCGCGAACTGCCGCCCCGCCGGCCCGTCCCGCTGCGCCTGATGGACTGGCGCGAGGTCTACGAGAAGCAGGACCAGGCGCAGCTGCAGCGGCAGGCGGGCCGCTGCATGGACTGCGGCATCCCGTTCTGCCACAACGCCTGTCCGCTGGGGAACCTCATCCCGGAGTGGAACGACCTGGTGAGCCGGGGCGACATGCGCGAGGCCATCGAGCGGCTGCACGCGACGAACAACTTCCCGGAGTTCACCGGGAAGCTGTGCCCCGCGCCGTGCGAGTCGGCGTGCGTGCTCGGCATCAACCAGCCGCCGGTGACCATCAAGCAGGTCGAGGTGATGATCGCCGAGCACGCCGCGGAGTCCGGCTGGATCACGCCGCAGGTGCCCGAGCGGCTGACGGGCAAGACCGTGGCCGTCGTGGGGTCCGGCCCCGCGGGCCTGGCCGCGGCGCAGCAGCTCACGCGCGCCGGGCACACCGTCGTCGTGTACGAGCGCGACGACGCGATCGGGGGGCTGATGCGCTACGGCATCCCCGAGTTCAAGATGGAGCGCGCGGTCCTGGACCGGCGCCTGGCCCAGATGGAGGCCGAGGGCACCCGCTTCCGCGCGGGGGTCGAGATCGGCGTCGACATCACCGGCGAGCAGCTGCGCGACAGGTTCGACGCCGTCGTCGTGGCCACGGGGGCGACCCAGTGGCGCGAGGTCGACCTGCCCGGTCGCGAGCTGGCCGGCATCCACCAGGCCATGGAGTACCTGCCCCCGACCAACCGCGTCGCGGTCGGCCAGGAGCGCCCCGACGACCACATCGACGCCGCGGGCCTGGACGTCGTCGTCATCGGCGGCGGGGACACCGGCTCGGACTGCTACGGGACGGCGCTGCGCCAGGGGGCGCGCTCGGTCACCCAGCTCGACATCTACCCGATGGCGCCCGAGGACCGGGCCGAGCACGAACCGTGGCCGACGACGCCGAAGGTCTTCTCGGTGTCCTCCTCGCACGAGGAGGGCGGGCAGCGGAAGTTCTCCGCCTCCACCCGGGCCTTCGTCGGCGAGGACGGGAAGGTCACCGGCCTGCGGGTCGTGGAGGTCACCAAGGTCGACGGCGTCTGGACGCCCGTGGAGGGCACCGAGCAGGACCTGCCCGCGCAGCTCGTGCTGCTCGCGATCGGGTTCGCCGGCCCCGAGCACGGCGAGATCGTCGAGCAGCTCGGTCTGGCCGCCGACGCCCGCACGCGGTTCACCCGCACCCCGGGCTACGCGACGGGCACGCCGGGGGTCTACGTGGCCGGCGACGCCGGCCGCGGGCAGTCGCTCATCGTGTGGGCCATCGCCGAGGGGCGGGCCTGCGCTGCCGCCGTGGACGAGCACCTCATGGGGGACACCGCGCTGCCGGCGCCGATCCGCGCCGACGCCGTGCCGCTGACGGCCTGA
- a CDS encoding ANTAR domain-containing response regulator, with protein MTNTADTPAASSTTTRRVVVAEDEAIIRLDIVEMLTEAGYDVVGQAGDGEQAVALAEEHKPDLVVMDIKMPVLDGISAAERIAKARIAPVVLLTAFSQAELVERARDAGAMAYVVKPFTSADLLPAVEIAVSRYQQIMALEDEVADLADRFETRKLVDRAKSKLQTQFGMTEPEAFRWIQKTSMDKRLTMREVATTVISAGDDRG; from the coding sequence GTGACGAACACTGCCGACACCCCCGCCGCCTCCTCCACGACCACACGTCGGGTGGTCGTCGCGGAGGACGAGGCCATCATCCGTCTCGACATCGTCGAGATGCTCACCGAGGCCGGCTACGACGTCGTCGGCCAGGCCGGTGACGGTGAGCAGGCCGTGGCCCTGGCCGAGGAGCACAAGCCCGACCTCGTCGTCATGGACATCAAGATGCCCGTCCTGGACGGCATCTCCGCCGCCGAGCGCATCGCCAAGGCCCGCATCGCCCCCGTCGTGCTGCTGACGGCCTTCTCGCAGGCCGAGCTCGTCGAGCGGGCCCGCGACGCGGGTGCCATGGCGTACGTCGTCAAGCCCTTCACCTCCGCCGACCTGCTGCCGGCCGTCGAGATCGCCGTGAGCCGCTACCAGCAGATCATGGCCCTGGAGGACGAGGTCGCCGACCTCGCCGACCGCTTCGAGACGCGCAAGCTCGTCGACCGCGCCAAGTCCAAGCTGCAGACCCAGTTCGGGATGACCGAGCCGGAGGCCTTCCGCTGGATCCAGAAGACCTCGATGGACAAGCGCCTGACGATGCGCGAGGTCGCCACGACCGTCATCAGCGCCGGCGACGACCGCGGCTGA
- the lgt gene encoding prolipoprotein diacylglyceryl transferase — protein MIPAAFGTAIPSPTVAVWHLGPLPVRAYALCIVAGIVLGVLVAERRWRAKGGRQDFILDVAVWAVPLGVVGARLYHVITSPQAYFGAGGDPVRALYVWEGGLGIWGAIAGGALGAWIACRRGGYRFWPLADAMAPGLLVAQAAGRWGNWFNNELYGRATDVPWALTVHRWDESAGRAVLDANGDPQVLGTFQPTFLYESLWCLLVAGFIVLADRRWTLRHGQSFFAYVALYCVGRSVFEALRIDTANHFLHLRVNQWVAALVFLLALVAFVRSRRRHSGRQDVEDLEREGARSPSSDDESSARDSESLPTVDSPTEEPDRR, from the coding sequence GTGATCCCCGCCGCGTTCGGGACGGCCATCCCCAGCCCGACGGTCGCCGTCTGGCACCTCGGGCCGCTGCCGGTGCGGGCCTACGCGCTGTGCATCGTGGCCGGGATCGTCCTCGGCGTCCTGGTGGCCGAGCGCCGCTGGCGGGCCAAGGGCGGACGGCAGGACTTCATCCTCGACGTCGCCGTGTGGGCCGTGCCCCTGGGTGTCGTCGGGGCCCGGCTCTACCACGTGATCACCTCCCCGCAGGCCTACTTCGGGGCCGGCGGCGACCCCGTCCGGGCGTTGTACGTCTGGGAGGGCGGCCTGGGCATCTGGGGCGCCATCGCCGGGGGAGCGCTGGGGGCCTGGATCGCCTGCCGTCGCGGCGGGTACCGGTTCTGGCCGCTGGCCGACGCCATGGCCCCGGGGCTGCTGGTGGCCCAGGCGGCGGGCCGGTGGGGCAACTGGTTCAACAACGAGCTGTACGGCCGGGCCACCGACGTGCCCTGGGCGCTGACCGTGCACCGCTGGGACGAGTCGGCGGGCCGGGCGGTCCTGGACGCGAACGGGGACCCGCAGGTCCTCGGCACGTTCCAGCCGACGTTCCTCTACGAGTCGTTGTGGTGCCTGCTCGTGGCGGGCTTCATCGTGCTGGCCGACCGGCGCTGGACGCTGCGCCACGGTCAGTCGTTCTTCGCGTACGTGGCGCTGTACTGCGTCGGGCGCAGCGTCTTCGAGGCCCTGCGCATCGACACCGCGAACCACTTCCTGCACCTGCGGGTCAACCAGTGGGTCGCGGCGCTCGTCTTCCTGCTCGCGCTCGTCGCCTTCGTGCGCTCGCGGCGGCGGCACTCCGGGCGCCAGGACGTCGAGGACCTCGAGCGTGAGGGCGCCCGGTCCCCGTCCAGTGACGATGAGTCGTCTGCTCGTGACTCGGAGTCGCTCCCGACCGTGGACTCGCCCACCGAGGAGCCCGACCGGCGCTGA
- the gltB gene encoding glutamate synthase large subunit — translation MSQTPASHQNTTTQPTDRRTQAVRPLPFTSFPADAGLYDRANEKDACGVAFVATMRGEPGHDIVEHALTALRNLDHRGAVGAEANTGDGAGILTQVPDEFLRAVMAEQGVTLPPQGAYAAGNVFLPVEQDERAAAVARIEEIAQAEGLDVLGWRDVPVTADLVGAQARAAMPHFAQLFLATATNGLAALETGIDLDRRVYAVRKLAERELAVYFPSLSARTMVYKGMLTTGQLEPFFPDLSDRRFTSELGLVHSRFSTNTFPSWPLAHPFRTIAHNGEINTVKGNRNWTAARESTMSTPLIPGDVQRLGPVCATEGSDSASFDEVLELLHLAGRSLPHAVLMMIPEAWENNTEMDPARRAFYEFHSMFSEPWDGPANLTFTDGTVIGGVLDRNGLRPSRYWVTDDGLVVLASETGVLELDPSSIVARGRVAPGKMFLVDTAKGRIVDDEEVKAELAAAQPYAEWLKNVVRLGDLPPREHVVHSHASVTRRQQTFGYTEEELRLILAPMARAGAEPIGSMGSDTPLAVLSTRPRMLFDYFTQLFAQVTNPPLDAIREELVTSLISTTGPQQNPLSESAAHCHQLVLPFPVIDNDELAKIVHIDRDRRNPGRTTHIVKGLYRVSGGGAELARRIEEIRAEVSRAIADGAVFVVLSDRDSNAEFAPIPSLLLTSAVHHHLVRQKLRTQVGLVVEAGDVREVHHVALLIGYGAAAINPYLAMETVEDLVRRQVLTDVDAENAVANLIKALGKGVLKVMSKMGISTVASYRGAQVFEALGLSQTLVDEYFTATTSRLGGVGLDVLAEEVAQRHRLAYPVEGQERAHRRLETGGEYQWRREGEPHLFDPETVFQLQHSTRQRNEALFRKYTSRVDEQSERLMTLRGLLQLKKGTREPVPLDEVEPVSEIVKRFGTGAMSYGSISKEAHEVLAIAMNRLGGRSNSGEGGEDVERLHDPERSSRVKQIASGRFGVTSNYLTSATDLQIKVAQGAKPGEGGQLPGHKVYPNIAKTRHSTPGVGLISPPPHHDIYSIEDIAQLIHDLKNANPAARVHVKLVSEVGVGTVATGVSKAKADVVLISGADGGTGAAPLTSLKHAGGPWELGLAETQQTLVVNGLRDRIVVQVDGQFKTGRDVVIAALLGAEEFGFATAPLVVSGCIMMRVCQLDTCPVGVATQNPELRARFTGQAEHVVNFFEFIAAEVRELLASLGFRSIQEAVGQVDVLDTRRAVAHWKASGLDLAPILHAPEAPEGSTLYNSTTQDHGLEKALDHVLIERAADALVTGNPVRIELPVRNVNRTVGTLLGHELTKEWGEEGLPEGTIDVSLTGSAGQSLGAFLPRGITLRLFGDANDYVGKGLSGGTIVVRPDKAAGTRDRDIIAGNVIAYGATTGTLFLRGEVGERFCVRNSGATAVVEGVGDHALEYMTGGEVVVLGRVGRNVAAGMSGGFAHVLDLKETRVNRDMVDVVPMDDEAAARVHDLLVRHRENTDSTVAAKLLSDWGAARQRFSTIVPRDYARVLEVRAKAVSDGLEPDSDAVLTRIMEASHG, via the coding sequence ATGTCGCAGACCCCCGCGTCGCACCAGAACACCACGACCCAGCCCACGGACCGGCGCACGCAGGCGGTCCGCCCGCTGCCCTTCACGAGCTTCCCGGCCGACGCCGGGTTGTACGACCGCGCCAACGAGAAGGACGCCTGCGGCGTCGCCTTCGTGGCGACCATGCGCGGCGAACCCGGGCACGACATCGTCGAGCACGCCCTCACGGCGCTGCGCAACCTCGACCACCGCGGCGCCGTCGGCGCCGAGGCCAACACCGGTGACGGCGCCGGCATCCTCACCCAGGTCCCCGACGAGTTCCTGCGCGCCGTCATGGCCGAGCAGGGCGTGACGCTGCCCCCCCAGGGCGCGTACGCAGCCGGCAACGTCTTCCTGCCCGTCGAGCAGGACGAGCGCGCCGCGGCCGTGGCGCGCATCGAGGAGATCGCGCAGGCCGAGGGTCTGGACGTCCTGGGCTGGCGCGACGTGCCCGTCACCGCCGACCTCGTCGGCGCCCAGGCCCGCGCGGCCATGCCGCACTTCGCGCAGCTGTTCCTGGCCACCGCGACCAACGGCCTGGCGGCGCTGGAGACCGGCATCGACCTGGACCGGCGCGTCTACGCCGTGCGCAAGCTGGCCGAGCGCGAGCTGGCGGTCTACTTCCCGTCGCTGTCGGCCCGGACCATGGTCTACAAGGGCATGCTCACCACCGGGCAGCTCGAGCCGTTCTTCCCGGACCTGTCCGACCGCCGGTTCACCTCCGAGCTCGGCCTGGTCCACTCGCGGTTCTCGACCAACACCTTCCCGAGCTGGCCGCTGGCGCACCCCTTCCGCACCATCGCGCACAACGGCGAGATCAACACGGTCAAGGGCAACCGCAACTGGACCGCGGCCCGCGAGTCCACCATGAGCACCCCGCTCATCCCCGGTGACGTCCAGCGCCTCGGTCCCGTCTGCGCGACCGAGGGCTCGGACTCGGCCTCCTTCGACGAGGTGCTCGAGCTGCTGCACCTGGCCGGCCGCTCACTGCCGCACGCGGTGCTGATGATGATCCCCGAGGCGTGGGAGAACAACACCGAGATGGACCCGGCCCGCCGGGCCTTCTACGAGTTCCACTCGATGTTCTCCGAGCCGTGGGACGGCCCGGCGAACCTCACCTTCACCGACGGCACCGTCATCGGCGGCGTCCTGGACCGCAACGGCCTGCGTCCCTCCCGCTACTGGGTGACCGACGACGGCCTCGTCGTGCTCGCCTCCGAGACCGGGGTCCTCGAGCTGGACCCGAGCTCGATCGTGGCCCGCGGCCGCGTCGCGCCCGGCAAGATGTTCCTCGTCGACACGGCCAAGGGCCGCATCGTCGACGACGAGGAGGTCAAGGCCGAGCTCGCCGCCGCGCAGCCCTACGCCGAGTGGCTCAAGAACGTCGTGCGCCTGGGGGACCTGCCCCCGCGCGAGCACGTGGTCCACTCCCACGCCTCGGTCACCCGCCGCCAGCAGACCTTCGGCTACACCGAGGAGGAGCTGCGGCTCATCCTGGCCCCGATGGCCCGCGCCGGCGCCGAGCCGATCGGCTCGATGGGCTCCGACACCCCGCTGGCCGTGCTCTCGACCCGCCCGCGGATGCTGTTCGACTACTTCACCCAGCTGTTCGCGCAGGTCACCAACCCGCCGCTGGACGCCATCCGCGAGGAGCTCGTCACCTCGCTCATCAGCACCACCGGCCCGCAGCAGAACCCGCTGTCGGAGTCGGCGGCGCACTGCCACCAGCTGGTGCTGCCGTTCCCGGTCATCGACAACGACGAGCTCGCCAAGATCGTCCACATCGACCGCGACCGCCGCAACCCCGGCCGCACGACCCACATCGTCAAGGGGCTCTACAGGGTCTCCGGCGGCGGGGCCGAACTGGCCCGGCGCATCGAGGAGATCCGCGCCGAGGTCTCGCGCGCCATCGCCGACGGAGCCGTCTTCGTCGTGCTGTCCGACCGCGACTCCAACGCCGAGTTCGCGCCCATCCCCTCGCTGCTGCTGACCTCGGCCGTCCACCACCACCTGGTGCGCCAGAAGCTGCGCACCCAGGTGGGGCTGGTCGTGGAGGCCGGTGACGTCCGCGAGGTGCACCACGTCGCGCTGCTCATCGGCTACGGCGCCGCGGCGATCAACCCCTACCTGGCGATGGAGACCGTCGAGGACCTCGTCCGCCGGCAGGTCCTGACCGACGTCGACGCCGAGAACGCCGTGGCGAACCTCATCAAGGCGCTCGGCAAGGGCGTCCTGAAGGTCATGTCCAAGATGGGCATCTCGACCGTCGCCTCCTACCGCGGCGCGCAGGTCTTCGAGGCTCTGGGCCTGTCCCAGACCCTCGTCGACGAGTACTTCACCGCCACGACCTCGCGCCTGGGCGGCGTCGGTCTCGACGTGCTCGCCGAGGAGGTCGCGCAGCGGCACCGCCTGGCCTACCCCGTGGAGGGCCAGGAGCGCGCCCACCGCCGGCTGGAGACCGGCGGGGAGTACCAGTGGCGCCGCGAGGGCGAGCCGCACCTGTTCGACCCCGAGACGGTCTTCCAGTTGCAGCACTCCACGCGCCAGCGCAACGAGGCCCTCTTCCGCAAGTACACCAGCCGCGTCGACGAGCAGTCCGAGCGCCTCATGACGCTGCGCGGTCTGCTGCAGCTGAAGAAGGGCACCCGCGAGCCCGTCCCGCTGGACGAGGTCGAACCCGTCTCCGAGATCGTCAAGCGGTTCGGCACCGGGGCGATGAGCTACGGCTCGATCTCCAAGGAGGCGCACGAGGTCCTCGCGATCGCCATGAACCGCCTCGGCGGCCGGTCGAACTCCGGCGAGGGCGGGGAGGACGTCGAGCGCCTCCACGACCCTGAGAGGTCCAGTCGGGTCAAGCAGATCGCCTCGGGCCGCTTCGGGGTGACGAGCAACTACCTCACCTCGGCGACCGACCTGCAGATCAAGGTCGCCCAGGGCGCCAAGCCCGGTGAGGGCGGGCAGCTGCCCGGCCACAAGGTCTACCCGAACATCGCGAAGACCCGTCACTCGACGCCGGGCGTGGGGCTCATCTCGCCGCCGCCGCACCACGACATCTACTCGATCGAGGACATCGCCCAGCTCATCCACGACCTGAAGAACGCGAACCCGGCCGCCCGGGTCCACGTGAAGCTGGTCTCGGAGGTCGGGGTCGGCACGGTCGCGACGGGCGTGTCGAAGGCCAAGGCCGACGTCGTGCTCATCTCCGGGGCCGACGGCGGGACCGGGGCCGCACCGCTGACCAGCCTGAAGCACGCCGGTGGTCCCTGGGAGCTCGGCCTGGCCGAGACCCAGCAGACGCTGGTGGTCAACGGGCTGCGCGACCGGATCGTCGTGCAGGTCGACGGGCAGTTCAAGACCGGCCGCGACGTCGTCATCGCCGCCCTGCTGGGCGCCGAGGAGTTCGGGTTCGCCACCGCCCCGCTGGTCGTCTCGGGCTGCATCATGATGCGCGTCTGCCAGCTGGACACGTGCCCGGTCGGCGTCGCGACGCAGAACCCCGAGCTGCGCGCCCGGTTCACGGGCCAGGCCGAGCACGTCGTGAACTTCTTCGAGTTCATCGCCGCCGAGGTCCGCGAACTGCTGGCCTCCCTGGGGTTCCGGTCGATCCAGGAGGCCGTGGGGCAGGTCGACGTCCTCGACACCCGACGCGCCGTCGCGCACTGGAAGGCGTCGGGTCTGGACCTGGCGCCGATCCTGCACGCGCCGGAAGCCCCCGAGGGCTCAACCCTGTACAACTCCACGACGCAGGACCACGGTCTGGAGAAGGCGCTCGACCACGTGCTCATCGAGCGCGCCGCCGACGCCCTCGTCACCGGGAACCCCGTGCGGATCGAGCTGCCCGTGCGCAACGTCAACCGCACGGTCGGCACGCTGCTCGGGCACGAGCTGACGAAGGAGTGGGGCGAGGAGGGTCTGCCCGAGGGCACGATCGACGTCTCCCTCACCGGGTCGGCCGGTCAGTCCCTGGGGGCGTTCCTGCCCCGGGGCATCACGCTGCGCCTGTTCGGCGACGCGAACGACTACGTCGGCAAGGGCCTGTCGGGCGGCACGATCGTGGTCCGGCCGGACAAGGCCGCCGGAACCCGCGACCGGGACATCATCGCCGGCAACGTCATCGCCTACGGCGCCACGACGGGAACCCTGTTCCTGCGCGGTGAGGTCGGCGAGCGGTTCTGCGTGCGCAACTCCGGGGCGACCGCCGTCGTGGAGGGGGTGGGCGACCACGCGCTGGAGTACATGACCGGGGGTGAGGTCGTGGTCCTCGGCCGCGTCGGCCGCAACGTCGCCGCGGGCATGTCGGGCGGGTTCGCCCACGTGCTCGACCTGAAGGAGACCCGCGTGAACCGCGACATGGTCGACGTCGTCCCGATGGACGACGAGGCCGCCGCCCGCGTGCACGACCTGCTCGTGCGCCACCGGGAGAACACCGACTCCACCGTCGCCGCCAAGCTCCTGTCCGACTGGGGAGCGGCGCGGCAGCGCTTCTCGACGATCGTCCCGCGGGACTACGCCCGGGTGCTCGAGGTGCGGGCCAAGGCCGTCTCCGACGGTCTGGAACCCGACTCCGACGCCGTGCTCACCCGCATCATGGAGGCTTCGCATGGTTGA
- the pyk gene encoding pyruvate kinase, whose amino-acid sequence MRRAKIVCTLGPAVAGPEGLRSLVDAGMDVARMNLSHGSHDDHRANFEGVRAAAGASGRAVAILADLQGPKIRLGKFADGPHDLAVGDVFTITTEDVLGTKELSSTTYEGLTGDVSVGDRILIDDGKVGLEVTAVEGPRVTTRVTVPGPVSNNKGINLPGVAVSVPALSEKDKEDLRFALRLGVDMVALSFVRSAADAADVHAIMDEEGITVPVIAKVEKPQAVENIREVVAAFDGIMVARGDLGVELPLEEVPLVQKRAIELARRQAKPVIVATQMLESMITAPRPTRAEASDCANAVLDGADALMLSGETSVGAFPFEAVRTMARIIENTETHGADRIAALGTVPHTKGGAITLAASEIGKQLDAKLLVTFTQSGDSARRLSRLRSGIPLVAFTAEETTLRRLALSWGVDSQYAAFISTTDEMVKEVDRRLQEMGRCAVGDLVVIVAGAPPGIVGSTNAVRVHRIGDATSGVSAAYA is encoded by the coding sequence ATGCGCAGAGCGAAGATCGTCTGCACCCTCGGACCCGCGGTCGCGGGCCCCGAAGGGTTGCGGTCACTGGTGGACGCCGGGATGGACGTCGCCCGGATGAACCTGAGCCACGGCTCCCACGACGACCACCGGGCGAACTTCGAGGGGGTGCGGGCGGCCGCCGGGGCGTCGGGCCGCGCCGTGGCGATCCTCGCGGACCTGCAGGGTCCGAAGATCCGCCTGGGGAAGTTCGCCGACGGCCCCCACGACCTCGCCGTCGGGGACGTCTTCACCATCACCACCGAGGACGTGCTGGGGACCAAGGAGCTGTCCTCCACGACCTACGAGGGCCTGACCGGTGACGTGTCGGTGGGCGACCGGATCCTCATCGACGACGGCAAGGTCGGCCTGGAGGTCACGGCCGTCGAGGGCCCGCGGGTGACCACGAGGGTCACGGTCCCCGGCCCGGTGAGCAACAACAAGGGCATCAACCTCCCCGGCGTGGCCGTCAGCGTCCCGGCGCTGTCGGAGAAGGACAAGGAGGACCTGCGGTTCGCGCTGCGGCTGGGCGTGGACATGGTCGCGCTGTCCTTCGTGCGCTCGGCCGCCGACGCCGCGGACGTGCACGCGATCATGGACGAGGAGGGGATCACCGTCCCCGTCATCGCCAAGGTCGAGAAGCCGCAGGCCGTGGAGAACATCCGCGAGGTCGTCGCCGCCTTCGACGGCATCATGGTCGCCCGCGGCGACCTGGGCGTCGAGCTGCCGCTGGAGGAGGTGCCGCTGGTCCAGAAGCGCGCCATCGAGCTGGCGCGCCGCCAGGCCAAGCCCGTCATCGTGGCGACCCAGATGCTCGAGTCGATGATCACCGCACCGCGCCCGACGCGGGCCGAGGCCTCCGACTGCGCCAACGCCGTCCTCGACGGCGCCGACGCGCTCATGCTCTCGGGCGAGACGAGCGTCGGGGCGTTCCCGTTCGAGGCCGTGCGCACGATGGCCCGCATCATCGAGAACACCGAGACGCACGGCGCGGACCGCATCGCGGCCCTGGGCACCGTCCCGCACACCAAGGGCGGGGCCATCACCCTGGCGGCCTCGGAGATCGGCAAGCAGCTCGACGCCAAGCTGCTGGTGACCTTCACCCAGTCCGGCGACTCCGCCCGCCGCCTGTCGCGGCTGCGTTCCGGCATCCCGCTGGTCGCCTTCACCGCCGAGGAGACCACCCTGCGGCGCCTGGCGCTGTCGTGGGGCGTGGACTCGCAGTACGCGGCGTTCATCTCCACCACGGACGAGATGGTCAAGGAGGTCGACCGCCGCCTGCAGGAGATGGGGCGCTGCGCCGTCGGGGACCTCGTCGTCATCGTCGCCGGTGCCCCCCCGGGGATCGTCGGCTCCACCAACGCGGTGCGCGTGCACCGCATCGGGGACGCCACCTCGGGGGTCTCGGCCGCCTACGCCTGA